From a single Herbiconiux sp. SALV-R1 genomic region:
- the priA gene encoding bifunctional 1-(5-phosphoribosyl)-5-((5-phosphoribosylamino)methylideneamino)imidazole-4-carboxamide isomerase/phosphoribosylanthranilate isomerase PriA — protein MSEFNKAPGLVLLPAVDVADGKAVRLTQGKAGTETHHGDPVDAAADWISQGAEWIHLVDLDAAFGRGSNLGVIKKVIRQAKGVNVEVSGGIRDDESLETALESGAKRINLGTAALENPEWAAHVIAQYGEAIAVGLDVRGTTLAARGWTQDGGDLWQVMDRLEEAGCARYVVTDVTKDGTLKGPNVELLRQVMERTSRPVIASGGISSLDDIAELRALVPLGLEGAIVGRALYSGAFTLAEALDVASD, from the coding sequence ATGAGTGAGTTCAACAAGGCACCCGGTCTGGTGCTGCTGCCCGCCGTCGACGTCGCCGACGGGAAGGCCGTGAGGCTCACGCAGGGCAAGGCGGGCACCGAGACCCACCACGGCGACCCGGTCGACGCCGCCGCCGACTGGATCTCGCAGGGCGCCGAGTGGATCCACCTCGTCGACCTCGACGCCGCCTTCGGGCGCGGCAGCAACCTCGGCGTCATCAAGAAGGTCATCCGCCAGGCGAAGGGCGTCAACGTTGAGGTCTCGGGCGGCATCCGCGACGACGAGAGCCTCGAGACCGCGCTCGAGTCGGGTGCGAAGCGCATCAACCTCGGCACTGCGGCGCTCGAGAACCCCGAGTGGGCGGCCCACGTCATCGCCCAGTACGGCGAGGCCATCGCCGTGGGCCTCGACGTGCGCGGCACCACCCTCGCCGCCCGCGGTTGGACGCAGGACGGCGGCGACCTCTGGCAGGTCATGGACCGCCTCGAAGAAGCCGGATGCGCGCGCTACGTCGTCACCGACGTCACCAAAGACGGCACCCTGAAGGGCCCGAACGTCGAGCTGCTCCGCCAGGTGATGGAGCGCACCTCGCGCCCCGTCATCGCCTCGGGCGGTATCTCGAGCCTCGACGACATCGCCGAACTGCGCGCCCTCGTGCCGCTCGGCCTCGAAGGCGCCATCGTCGGCCGGGCCCTGTACTCGGGTGCCTTCACCCTGGCCGAGGCGCTGGATGTCGCATCCGACTGA
- a CDS encoding ABC transporter permease subunit (The N-terminal region of this protein, as described by TIGR01726, is a three transmembrane segment that identifies a subfamily of ABC transporter permease subunits, which specificities that include histidine, arginine, glutamine, glutamate, L-cystine (sic), the opines (in Agrobacterium) octopine and nopaline, etc.) — translation MSASVLFDAPGPKARRRSLIASIVVLVVLVAALAWGLFTLAQPRESGGITLPGFFDASRWEPLITDPEFWGAVGRGLLNTLQAAAIAAVMALVVGVLFVLLRTSSLAVVRIPATVVLEFFRGMPVLLLMLFILLVGSTGAFWAVVLGLGLYNGAIIGEALRAGIASLPRGQREAGLSVGLTALQTRMLIEFPQAFRQMLPIVLAQLIVLLKDTSLGYIVGYNELIRTTMNNLGSYYGNRFLFTLFVITLIIYLAVNLTLSALTRRFARRRLRRAGRVGGVTPNVIPTEGGGAVNASLVTTVDPADRTTE, via the coding sequence ATGAGCGCCTCCGTCCTGTTCGACGCCCCCGGGCCGAAGGCCCGCCGGCGCTCCCTCATCGCCTCGATCGTGGTGCTCGTGGTGCTCGTCGCCGCGCTCGCCTGGGGTCTGTTCACCCTGGCGCAGCCGCGCGAGTCGGGCGGCATCACGCTCCCCGGCTTCTTCGACGCCTCCCGCTGGGAGCCGCTCATCACCGACCCCGAGTTCTGGGGCGCTGTGGGCCGCGGTCTCCTCAACACGCTGCAGGCGGCCGCGATCGCCGCCGTGATGGCGCTCGTGGTGGGCGTGCTGTTCGTGCTGCTGCGCACCTCGTCGCTCGCCGTGGTGCGCATCCCGGCCACCGTCGTGCTCGAGTTCTTCCGTGGCATGCCCGTGCTGCTGCTCATGCTGTTCATCCTGCTGGTGGGCTCGACCGGGGCGTTCTGGGCCGTGGTGCTCGGCCTCGGCCTCTACAACGGCGCCATCATCGGAGAGGCGCTCCGGGCCGGCATCGCGTCGTTGCCGCGGGGTCAGCGAGAGGCTGGCCTCAGCGTCGGGCTCACCGCCCTGCAGACGCGGATGCTCATCGAGTTCCCGCAGGCGTTCCGGCAGATGCTCCCCATCGTGCTCGCCCAGCTCATCGTGCTGCTCAAAGACACCAGCCTCGGCTACATCGTCGGCTACAACGAGCTCATCCGCACCACGATGAACAACCTCGGCAGCTACTACGGCAACCGCTTCCTGTTCACCCTGTTCGTCATCACGCTCATCATCTACCTCGCGGTGAACCTCACGCTCTCGGCCCTCACCCGCCGCTTCGCCAGACGGCGACTGCGGAGGGCCGGTCGCGTCGGCGGAGTGACCCCCAACGTCATCCCGACCGAGGGCGGCGGTGCGGTGAACGCCAGCCTGGTCACGACCGTCGACCCGGCTGACCGCACCACGGAGTAG
- a CDS encoding DUF1844 domain-containing protein: MSDITSPYDHDDAPSDAVRDIAEVSAVEVITTTAVHLMSAAAVKCGLADDPENQIDLDEARKLIIALAGLVTASAPEIGDQHARSLRDGLRSLQLAFREASIIPDPIGQGPGEKLTGPVS, translated from the coding sequence ATGAGCGACATCACCTCCCCCTACGACCACGACGACGCGCCGAGCGACGCCGTGCGCGACATCGCCGAGGTCTCCGCGGTCGAGGTCATCACCACCACCGCCGTGCACCTCATGAGCGCCGCCGCGGTGAAGTGCGGGCTCGCCGACGACCCCGAGAACCAGATCGACCTCGACGAGGCGCGCAAGCTCATCATCGCCCTCGCCGGCCTCGTCACCGCCTCGGCGCCCGAGATCGGCGACCAGCACGCCAGGAGCCTCCGCGACGGCCTGCGCTCGCTCCAGCTGGCGTTCCGCGAGGCGTCGATCATCCCCGACCCGATCGGCCAGGGCCCGGGCGAGAAGCTCACCGGGCCGGTCAGCTGA
- a CDS encoding SseB family protein, with protein sequence MSHPTDPHLADSAGQPWKGRHFAAHDTSHDTDDGTAPPALHAALTSFASGEAGQEQVVDALRDARLLVPLVAHAGDEGLTDAGLRVDKTQELSLVTVAGPDGRTVLPAFTSVEALSRWNPQARPIPVDARRVALAAAAEGTEIVVIDPASPTEFALRRPMVWALAQGEPWAPAVDDPAVTDAFELSIAAEEAVAGLRLVSGDPSARLVGAEIVVVLALVPGLDQDALGALLGRLQQRWSEHPLIADRVDSLSVKLTAVS encoded by the coding sequence ATGTCGCATCCGACTGACCCGCACCTCGCCGACTCGGCGGGGCAGCCGTGGAAGGGCAGGCACTTCGCCGCCCACGACACCTCGCACGACACCGACGACGGCACGGCGCCGCCCGCCCTGCATGCCGCGCTGACCTCCTTCGCGAGCGGTGAAGCTGGCCAGGAGCAGGTCGTCGACGCGTTGCGCGACGCACGCCTGCTGGTGCCCCTCGTGGCCCACGCGGGCGACGAAGGGCTGACGGATGCGGGGCTCCGCGTCGACAAGACCCAGGAGCTCTCCCTCGTCACCGTCGCCGGCCCCGACGGGCGCACGGTGCTCCCCGCGTTCACCTCGGTGGAGGCGTTGTCGCGCTGGAACCCGCAGGCGCGGCCGATCCCCGTCGACGCGCGCCGGGTCGCCCTGGCCGCTGCCGCCGAAGGCACGGAGATCGTCGTCATCGACCCCGCCTCGCCGACCGAGTTCGCGCTCCGTCGACCCATGGTGTGGGCGCTCGCGCAGGGCGAGCCGTGGGCGCCCGCGGTCGACGATCCCGCCGTCACCGACGCCTTCGAGCTGTCGATCGCCGCGGAGGAGGCGGTGGCGGGCCTGCGGCTGGTCTCCGGCGACCCTTCCGCCCGGCTCGTCGGCGCGGAGATCGTCGTGGTGCTCGCGCTCGTGCCGGGTCTCGATCAGGATGCGCTGGGTGCGCTCCTGGGGCGGTTGCAGCAGCGCTGGAGCGAGCATCCGCTCATCGCCGACCGGGTCGACTCGCTTTCCGTGAAGCTGACCGCCGTCAGCTGA
- the infC gene encoding translation initiation factor IF-3 yields MSDPRTNDRIRVPEVRLVGPGGEQVGVVSIDVALRLAQEADLDLVEVAPNSKPPVAKIMDYGKFKYEAAQKAKEARRNQANTILKEVRFRLKIDVHDYETKRKRAEGFLKAGDKVKAMILFRGREQSRPEQGVRLLQRFAEDVAEFGTVESNPTIDGRNMVMVIGPLKNKSEAKAEQNARRDASKARNHGGDAEAASTNSDQAPATPAASAE; encoded by the coding sequence ATCAGCGATCCCCGTACCAACGACCGTATCCGAGTTCCCGAGGTCCGCCTCGTGGGCCCGGGCGGCGAGCAGGTCGGCGTCGTCAGCATCGACGTCGCACTCCGTCTTGCCCAGGAGGCAGACCTCGACCTCGTCGAGGTCGCACCGAACTCCAAGCCCCCGGTCGCCAAGATCATGGACTACGGAAAGTTCAAGTACGAAGCCGCGCAGAAGGCGAAAGAAGCGCGTCGCAACCAGGCCAACACGATCCTCAAAGAGGTTCGCTTCCGCCTCAAGATCGACGTGCACGACTACGAGACCAAGCGCAAGCGTGCCGAGGGCTTCCTCAAGGCCGGCGACAAGGTCAAGGCGATGATCCTCTTCCGCGGTCGCGAGCAGTCGCGCCCCGAGCAGGGCGTGCGCCTGCTCCAGCGCTTCGCCGAAGACGTCGCCGAGTTCGGCACCGTCGAGTCGAACCCCACGATCGACGGCCGCAACATGGTGATGGTCATCGGTCCGCTGAAGAACAAGTCCGAGGCGAAGGCCGAGCAGAACGCTCGCCGCGACGCCTCCAAGGCCCGCAACCACGGCGGCGACGCCGAGGCGGCCAGCACGAACTCCGACCAGGCGCCGGCCACCCCCGCCGCCTCGGCCGAGTAG
- a CDS encoding glutamate ABC transporter substrate-binding protein, whose amino-acid sequence MRHKKLSFLAIAAVTAVALSGCAGGSGDTAEPEVEAAPTFAAGSTMQTLADAGKITIGTKFDQPLFGLVGPDGTPEGFDVEIGKIIAGKLGIAPENIEWVETVSANREPFIQNGEVDLVVATYTINDKRKEVISFAGPYYMAGQSILTLADDDTIESEDDLVGKPVCSVTGSTPAANLEALGAQVVLTDTYTNCLEPLRTGQVVAVSTDNVILAGLAAQNEGEFKVVGEPFTDEPYGIGLAKDDTDFRNFINDTLEESYEDGSYEAAWDGTAGTVLPFVEPPAVDRY is encoded by the coding sequence ATGAGGCACAAGAAGCTATCGTTTCTCGCGATCGCCGCGGTGACCGCCGTGGCACTGTCTGGATGCGCGGGGGGCTCGGGCGACACGGCCGAGCCCGAGGTGGAGGCAGCACCCACCTTCGCTGCAGGCTCCACGATGCAGACGCTCGCCGACGCCGGCAAGATCACCATCGGCACGAAGTTCGATCAGCCCCTGTTCGGGCTCGTCGGCCCCGACGGCACCCCGGAGGGCTTCGACGTCGAGATCGGCAAGATCATCGCCGGCAAGCTCGGCATCGCCCCCGAGAACATCGAGTGGGTCGAGACCGTCTCGGCCAACCGCGAGCCGTTCATCCAGAACGGCGAGGTCGACCTGGTGGTGGCGACGTACACCATCAACGACAAGCGCAAAGAGGTCATCTCGTTCGCCGGGCCGTACTACATGGCCGGCCAGAGCATCCTCACCCTCGCCGACGACGACACCATCGAGAGCGAAGACGACCTCGTCGGCAAGCCGGTGTGCTCGGTCACGGGTTCCACCCCGGCGGCGAACCTCGAGGCGCTCGGCGCTCAGGTGGTGCTCACCGACACCTACACGAACTGCCTCGAGCCGCTGCGCACGGGCCAGGTGGTCGCGGTGTCGACCGACAACGTCATCCTCGCCGGCCTCGCCGCGCAGAACGAGGGCGAGTTCAAGGTGGTGGGCGAGCCCTTCACCGACGAGCCCTACGGCATCGGCCTCGCCAAAGACGACACCGACTTCCGGAACTTCATCAACGACACCCTCGAGGAGTCGTACGAAGACGGCAGCTACGAGGCGGCCTGGGACGGAACGGCAGGCACGGTGCTGCCGTTCGTCGAGCCCCCGGCAGTCGACCGCTACTGA
- a CDS encoding amino acid ABC transporter permease, producing the protein MNVVIDNLPLYLEGFGQTLSLLLLSGLAALVVGTIVAVMRISPIPTLSGFAAVYTELLRNTPLTLVLFFCAIILPYLGSELPYFWCAVIGLTAYTSPFVAEALRSGVNGVPIGQAEAARSLGLGFGQTVTIVIFPQAFRMVIPPLINVMIALTKNTSVAGAFFVAELFGVGRTLANANGNAVVAVLLAVATFYLLITIPLGILAGRLEKRFAVQR; encoded by the coding sequence GTGAACGTCGTCATCGACAATCTGCCGCTGTATCTCGAGGGATTCGGCCAGACCTTGTCGTTGCTGCTGCTCTCGGGCCTCGCGGCACTCGTCGTGGGCACCATCGTGGCGGTGATGCGCATCTCGCCGATCCCCACGCTGTCGGGGTTCGCGGCGGTCTACACCGAGCTGCTGCGCAACACCCCGCTCACGCTGGTGCTGTTCTTCTGCGCGATCATCCTTCCCTACCTGGGGTCGGAGCTGCCGTACTTCTGGTGCGCCGTCATCGGCCTCACGGCCTACACCTCCCCGTTCGTCGCCGAGGCGCTCCGCTCGGGCGTGAACGGCGTGCCGATCGGTCAGGCCGAGGCGGCGCGGAGCCTCGGGCTCGGCTTCGGGCAGACGGTCACCATCGTCATCTTCCCGCAGGCGTTCCGCATGGTCATCCCGCCGCTCATCAACGTCATGATCGCGCTCACCAAGAACACCTCGGTGGCCGGCGCCTTCTTCGTGGCCGAGCTGTTCGGGGTGGGCCGCACGCTCGCCAACGCCAACGGCAACGCGGTGGTCGCGGTGCTGCTCGCGGTCGCCACCTTCTACCTCCTCATCACCATCCCGCTCGGCATCCTCGCCGGGCGGCTCGAGAAGAGATTCGCGGTGCAGCGATGA
- a CDS encoding amino acid ABC transporter ATP-binding protein, with protein MDEPITPVRGATTGRGDDAAPLVVIDHVDKHFGELHVLRDITTSVARGEVVVVIGPSGSGKSTFCRAINRLETIDSGTITIDGKVLPSEGRALAGLRADVGMVFQSFNLFAHKTVLENVTLAPMKVRKISRKEAEKRAMELLERVGVANQAQKLPAQLSGGQQQRVAIARSLAMNPKLILLDEPTSALDPEMINEVLDVMVGLARDGMTMIVVTHEMGFARKAADRVIFMADGRIEEEASPEEFFTNPQSPRAKDFLSKILAH; from the coding sequence ATGGATGAGCCGATCACCCCCGTTCGAGGGGCGACGACCGGTCGCGGCGACGATGCCGCACCGCTGGTCGTCATCGACCACGTCGACAAGCACTTCGGGGAGCTGCACGTGCTCCGCGACATCACCACCTCGGTCGCCCGGGGCGAGGTGGTCGTGGTCATCGGCCCCTCGGGGTCGGGCAAGTCGACCTTCTGCCGGGCGATCAACCGCCTCGAGACGATCGACTCCGGCACCATCACCATCGACGGCAAAGTGCTGCCGAGCGAGGGCCGCGCCCTGGCCGGCCTCCGAGCCGACGTGGGCATGGTGTTCCAGTCGTTCAACCTGTTCGCGCACAAGACCGTGCTCGAGAACGTCACGCTCGCCCCGATGAAGGTGCGCAAGATCTCGCGCAAGGAGGCCGAGAAGCGCGCCATGGAGCTGCTCGAGCGGGTGGGGGTCGCGAACCAGGCGCAGAAACTGCCCGCCCAGCTCTCGGGCGGCCAGCAGCAGCGCGTGGCGATCGCCCGGTCGCTCGCCATGAACCCCAAGCTCATCCTGCTCGACGAGCCCACCAGTGCGCTCGACCCCGAGATGATCAACGAGGTGCTCGACGTGATGGTCGGCCTCGCCCGCGACGGCATGACGATGATCGTCGTCACCCACGAGATGGGCTTCGCCCGCAAGGCCGCCGATCGGGTCATCTTCATGGCCGACGGCCGCATCGAGGAAGAAGCGTCCCCCGAGGAGTTCTTCACGAACCCGCAGTCGCCGCGGGCGAAGGACTTCCTCTCCAAGATCCTCGCCCACTAG
- the pheS gene encoding phenylalanine--tRNA ligase subunit alpha, with the protein MSEPIAITEQAVSDAVDAALAALETATDSATLRRVRSEHTGESSPLAAFNAAIKSLPGDQKAAAGKLVGQARARVNQAVAARELEVVALEETGRLAEEAVDVTAVPSRRRIGARHPLSLLNDRIADIFVGMGWEVAEGPEVESEWFNFDALNFDADHPARAMQDTFFIDPPESHLVLRTHTSPVQVRSLLERELPVYVIAPGRVYRTDELDATHTPVFSQVEGIAIDKGLTMAHLRGTLEHFARQMFGDGAKIRLRPNYFPFTEPSAEMDVWQPNAKGGARWVEWGGCGMVNPNVLRAAGIDPDEYSGFAFGMGIERTLQFRNDLNDMRDMVEGDVRFSQQFGMVV; encoded by the coding sequence GTGTCTGAACCCATCGCCATCACCGAGCAGGCGGTGAGCGACGCGGTCGACGCGGCGCTCGCAGCCCTCGAGACCGCCACCGATTCCGCGACACTGCGCCGCGTGCGCTCCGAGCACACCGGCGAGAGCTCGCCGCTCGCCGCGTTCAACGCCGCCATCAAGTCGCTGCCCGGCGACCAGAAGGCCGCCGCCGGCAAGCTCGTCGGTCAGGCCAGGGCCCGTGTGAACCAGGCGGTCGCCGCCCGCGAGCTCGAGGTCGTCGCCCTCGAGGAGACCGGGCGGCTCGCCGAGGAGGCGGTCGACGTCACCGCCGTGCCGAGCCGGCGCCGCATCGGGGCACGCCATCCGCTCTCCCTCCTGAACGACCGCATCGCCGACATCTTCGTGGGCATGGGGTGGGAGGTCGCCGAGGGCCCCGAGGTCGAGAGCGAGTGGTTCAACTTCGACGCCCTGAACTTCGACGCCGACCACCCGGCGCGCGCCATGCAGGACACCTTCTTCATCGACCCGCCCGAGTCGCACCTCGTGCTGCGCACGCACACCAGCCCGGTGCAGGTGCGGAGCCTGCTCGAGCGCGAGCTGCCGGTCTACGTCATCGCTCCCGGCCGCGTATACCGCACCGACGAGCTCGACGCCACGCACACTCCCGTGTTCAGCCAGGTCGAGGGCATCGCCATCGACAAGGGCCTCACCATGGCGCACCTGCGCGGCACCCTCGAGCACTTCGCGCGCCAGATGTTCGGCGACGGCGCGAAGATCCGCCTGCGCCCGAACTACTTCCCGTTCACCGAGCCGAGCGCCGAGATGGACGTCTGGCAGCCGAACGCCAAGGGCGGCGCGCGCTGGGTGGAGTGGGGCGGCTGCGGCATGGTCAACCCGAACGTGCTGCGCGCAGCGGGCATCGACCCCGACGAGTACTCCGGTTTCGCGTTCGGCATGGGCATCGAGCGCACCCTTCAGTTCCGCAACGACCTCAACGACATGCGCGACATGGTCGAGGGCGACGTGCGGTTCTCCCAGCAGTTCGGAATGGTGGTCTAG
- the rpmI gene encoding 50S ribosomal protein L35, which translates to MPKQKTHSGSKKRFKVTGSGKIMKQQAGMRHNLEVKAPGRKARLNHDQLLSKADTKVAKKLLGL; encoded by the coding sequence ATGCCCAAGCAGAAGACCCATTCCGGGTCCAAGAAGCGTTTCAAGGTCACCGGCAGCGGCAAGATCATGAAGCAGCAGGCCGGAATGCGCCACAACCTGGAGGTCAAGGCCCCTGGGCGCAAGGCTCGCCTGAACCACGACCAACTGCTCTCGAAGGCAGACACCAAGGTCGCCAAGAAGCTTCTCGGCCTGTAA
- the rplT gene encoding 50S ribosomal protein L20 produces MARVKRAVNAHKKRRVILERAEGYRGQRSRLYRKAKEQVTHSLVYSYRDRRARKGDFRRLWIQRINAASRQNGLTYNRLIQGLALAGIEVDRRILAELAVNEPATFAALVQSAKAALPADTSAPKTAA; encoded by the coding sequence ATGGCAAGAGTGAAGAGGGCCGTCAACGCCCACAAGAAGCGTCGGGTCATCCTCGAGCGCGCCGAGGGCTACCGCGGCCAGCGGTCGCGCCTGTACCGCAAGGCGAAGGAGCAGGTCACCCACTCCCTCGTCTACTCCTACCGCGACCGCCGTGCCCGCAAGGGCGACTTCCGTCGCCTCTGGATCCAGCGCATCAACGCCGCCTCGCGTCAGAACGGCCTCACCTACAACCGCCTCATCCAGGGTCTCGCCCTGGCCGGCATCGAGGTCGACCGCCGCATCCTGGCCGAGCTTGCCGTGAACGAGCCCGCCACCTTCGCCGCCCTGGTGCAGAGCGCGAAGGCCGCCCTTCCCGCCGACACCTCGGCGCCGAAGACCGCTGCGTAG
- a CDS encoding RNA methyltransferase — MLDNPRSPRVRAVAKLAKKGARSETGLFLLEGPQAVGEALTYSPELIVELYATPTALERYGDIAQKAAAASLDVDFVTEQVLDTMADTVTPQGFVAVCRQFPTAVKEIFAARPRLIAVLEEVRDPGNAGTIIRAADAAGADAVILTGRSVDLYNPKVVRSTTGSLFHLPVAVDATLADVLDRAREAGLQVLAADIKGDDLLDVRTAGLLSAPTAWLFGNEARGLDDDDLRQADRAVSLPIYGQAESLNLATAASVCLYESAFAHRS, encoded by the coding sequence ATGCTGGACAATCCGCGATCACCTCGGGTTAGGGCTGTGGCGAAACTCGCCAAGAAGGGAGCCCGGTCTGAGACCGGGCTCTTTCTCTTGGAGGGGCCGCAGGCGGTGGGGGAGGCCCTCACCTACAGCCCCGAGCTGATCGTCGAGCTCTACGCCACCCCCACGGCGCTCGAGCGGTACGGAGACATCGCTCAGAAGGCCGCCGCGGCCTCGCTCGATGTCGACTTCGTCACCGAGCAGGTGCTCGACACCATGGCCGACACCGTCACCCCTCAGGGCTTCGTGGCGGTGTGCCGGCAGTTCCCCACGGCGGTGAAGGAGATCTTCGCCGCCCGGCCTCGACTCATCGCCGTCCTCGAAGAGGTGCGCGACCCCGGCAACGCCGGAACCATCATCAGGGCGGCGGATGCGGCGGGGGCCGACGCGGTCATCCTCACCGGCCGCTCGGTCGACCTCTACAACCCGAAGGTCGTGCGCTCCACGACCGGTTCGCTGTTCCACCTCCCCGTGGCCGTCGACGCCACCCTCGCCGACGTGCTCGACCGTGCTCGCGAGGCCGGACTGCAGGTGCTTGCCGCCGACATCAAGGGCGACGACCTGCTCGACGTGCGCACCGCCGGGCTCCTCTCCGCGCCCACCGCGTGGCTGTTCGGCAACGAGGCGCGGGGCCTCGACGACGACGACCTGCGCCAGGCCGATCGTGCCGTGTCGCTGCCCATCTACGGGCAGGCCGAGTCGCTCAATCTCGCCACCGCGGCCTCGGTGTGCCTCTACGAGAGCGCCTTCGCCCACCGCTCCTGA